In one window of Mobula birostris isolate sMobBir1 chromosome 25, sMobBir1.hap1, whole genome shotgun sequence DNA:
- the LOC140187760 gene encoding uncharacterized protein, which yields MGRHSKKAFLVRAGILVLALNSAFVAPAKNFINHLKPLGSTEEKYITNATKLFSTTEEEYVTDAPEPLETTEEEYVTDAPELLETIEEEYVTDALELLEITEEENVTDAPEPLETTEEEYVTDAPELLETTEEEYVTDAPEPLETTEKDDHRNAPGLPVNMKGKVSKKDTSFISYILLLIIGILIVVCTILLVLTIAFAYQASILKKRLRKRSVRSNSDFIKSTSLWSNGVRQVPEESAESNITLEEVKPLKDEDIA from the coding sequence ATGGGTCGACACTCTAAGAAGGCTTTCTTGGTAAGAGCTGGAATCTTGGTTCTTGCTCTGAACAGTGCATTTGTGGCTCCAGCAAAAAATTTTATCAACCATCTCAAACCTCTTGGTTCCACTGAGGAAAAGTACATTACCAATGCTACCAAACTATTCAGTACCACTGAGGAAGAGTACGTTACAGATGCCCCTGAACCACTTGAGACCACTGAGGAAGAGTACGTTACGGATGCCCCTGAACTACTTGAGACCATTGAGGAAGAGTACGTTACGGATGCCCTTGAACTACTTGAGATCACTGAGGAAGAGAACGTTACGGATGCCCCTGAACCACTTGAGACCACTGAGGAAGAGTACGTTACGGATGCCCCTGAACTACTTGAGACCACTGAGGAAGAGTATGTTACGGATGCCCCTGAACCACTTGAGACCACTGAGAAAGACGATCATAGGAATGCCCCTGGACTACCTGTTAACATGAAAGGGAAGGTTTCAAAGAAAGACACaagttttatttcttacattttgTTACTTATCATTGGCATATTAATTGTTGTTTGCACGATTCTGTTGGTATTGACAATTGCCTTCGCCTATCAAGCATCAATTCTCAAGAAAAGACTGAGAAAACGGTCAGTAAGAAGCAATTCTGACTTCATTAAATCAACCAGCCTCTGGTCGAATGGTGTTCGGCAAGTGCCAGAAGAGTCAGCAGAAAGCAATATCACACTTGaagaagtcaaacctttgaaaGACGAGGATATAGCCTAG